The proteins below come from a single Conger conger chromosome 10, fConCon1.1, whole genome shotgun sequence genomic window:
- the LOC133139310 gene encoding transcription factor HES-5-like, translated as MAPTVTAAISYSNEHLRLTHKLRKPVVEKMRRDRINSSIEQLKSLLGPEFHSQNSSSKQEKADILEMTVCFLRRQHRQQSANSTSCSSAVSEGYSRCAQEIVSFLFHYEVKTPSQRRLLSHFQKLQPSSDKSKIKFALPQLSSPAHNSSSKEDTAASSALWRPW; from the exons ATGGCACCTACAGTCACTGCAGCAATCAGCTACTCCAATGAGCACCTGAGACTGACTCACAAG CTGAGAAAGCCAGTGGTGGAAAAGATGCGCAGAGATCGAATCAACAGCAGCATCGAGCAGCTCAAGTCTCTCCTGGGCCCAGAGTTCCACAGCCAGAACTCCAGCTCCAAGCAGGAGAAAGCTGACATCCTGGAGATGACAGTTTGCTTCCTGAGACGGCAGCACCGGCAACAGTCAGCTAACAGCACATCCTGCTCTTCAGCTGTCAGTGAGGGCTACTCCAGGTGTGCGCAAGAGATCGTCAGCTTCCTGTTCCATTATGAAGTGAAGACACCGTCCCAGAGAAGACTGCTGAGCCATTTCCAAAAGCTGCAGCCTTCCTCTGACAAGAGCAAGATCAAGTTTGCACTGCCTCAGCTGAGCTCTCCAGcccacaacagcagcagcaaagaGGACACTGCAGCCAGCAGCGCCCTCTGGAGGCCCTGGTAG
- the LOC133139583 gene encoding transcription factor HES-5-like encodes MAPCSFSTDYSSLKMSHKLRKPVVEKMRRDRINSSIEQLKSLLGPEFHSQNSSSKQEKADILEMTVCFLRRQHQHQSANSTSCSSDVSEGYSRCAQEIVSFLSHYVVKTPSQRRLLSHFQKLQPSSDKSKPQLSSPAHSSSSKEETAASSALWRPW; translated from the exons ATGGCACCCTGCTCCTTCAGCACTGACTACAGCAGCCTCAAGATGTCTCATAAA CTGAGAAAGCCGGTGGTGGAAAAGATGCGCAGAGATCGAATCAACAGCAGCATCGAGCAGCTCAAGTCTCTCCTGGGCCCAGAGTTCCACAGCCAGAACTCCAGCTCCAAGCAAGAGAAAGCTGACATCCTGGAGATGACAGTTTGCTTCCTGAGACggcagcaccagcaccagtcaGCTAACAGCACATCCTGCTCTTCAGATGTCAGTGAGGGCTACTCCAGGTGTGCGCAAGAGATCGTCAGCTTCCTGTCCCACTATGTAGTGAAGACACCGTCCCAGAGAAGACTGCTGAGCCATTTCCAAAAGCTGCAGCCTTCCTCTGACAAGAGCAAGCCTCAGCTGAGCTCTCCAgcccacagcagcagcagcaaagaGGAGACTGCAGCCAGCAGCGCCCTCTGGAGGCCCTGGTAG